The following coding sequences lie in one Thalassoglobus polymorphus genomic window:
- the ppnP gene encoding pyrimidine/purine nucleoside phosphorylase, which translates to MSEFESVNVMKAANIYFDGNVSSRTVKFADGSTKSLGIMLPGVYQFGTEKPERMEILSGKLDVVLPGESDSLSFEGGQEFNVPGKSKFKVTVHEVTDYVCSYLDA; encoded by the coding sequence ATGAGTGAATTTGAATCTGTCAATGTCATGAAGGCTGCCAACATCTACTTTGATGGCAACGTGTCCAGTCGCACCGTCAAATTCGCTGATGGCAGTACGAAGTCACTGGGGATCATGCTGCCGGGTGTCTACCAATTTGGCACAGAGAAACCTGAGCGAATGGAAATCCTTTCTGGAAAGCTTGATGTCGTGCTTCCAGGGGAATCGGACAGTTTGAGTTTCGAAGGTGGACAAGAATTCAATGTTCCGGGGAAATCGAAATTCAAAGTGACTGTCCACGAAGTGACTGACTATGTTTGCTCATACCTAGATGCTTGA
- a CDS encoding ATP-binding protein, protein MTLSKSASTENHLRLHAEQQFAHELEALSQVDERQKPPNWKLSPWAVKLYLLGGTLDDGTEITAKYIGKERLIEIAIATLATDRALLLYGIPGTAKSWVSEHLAAAICGTSTLLVQGTAGTDESALRYGWNYARLLAEGPSPAALVESPMIDAMRTGRIARIEEMTRIPSEVQDALITILSEKSLPVPELNSEIQAVKGFNVIATANNRDKGVNELSSALMRRFNTVVLPVPDSFDDEIQIVQSRADQLGRALELPAEKPALEEIRRVVTIFRELRNGVTEDGKTKLKSPSATLSTAEAISVVSNGMAMSAYYGDGELKAGDMISGLTGAIVKDPVQDQLVWQEYLQTVVKERDDWKDLYRASRDFSG, encoded by the coding sequence ATGACTCTTTCGAAATCAGCCTCTACGGAAAATCATCTTCGTCTGCATGCCGAGCAGCAGTTTGCACACGAGCTTGAAGCATTATCGCAAGTCGATGAACGTCAGAAGCCGCCGAACTGGAAACTCTCACCCTGGGCTGTGAAGTTGTATCTGTTGGGAGGGACTCTGGACGACGGTACAGAGATCACAGCGAAATACATCGGCAAAGAACGGTTGATTGAAATCGCAATTGCGACTTTAGCGACTGACCGTGCACTGTTGTTGTATGGAATTCCGGGGACAGCAAAAAGTTGGGTGAGCGAACACCTCGCCGCTGCGATTTGTGGGACATCGACGCTACTGGTTCAGGGGACAGCCGGGACGGATGAATCGGCGTTACGGTACGGTTGGAATTACGCGCGCCTGCTTGCGGAAGGGCCATCGCCAGCAGCCCTGGTCGAAAGTCCGATGATTGACGCCATGCGAACCGGCCGCATTGCCCGCATCGAAGAAATGACTCGCATTCCAAGCGAAGTACAAGATGCACTCATTACGATTCTCTCGGAAAAGTCATTACCGGTTCCTGAACTCAACAGTGAAATTCAAGCGGTCAAAGGTTTCAATGTCATCGCGACGGCGAACAACCGAGACAAAGGGGTCAACGAACTATCGAGTGCCTTGATGCGTCGATTTAACACCGTGGTTCTACCAGTTCCCGACTCGTTTGATGACGAGATCCAAATTGTTCAAAGTCGAGCCGACCAACTTGGACGAGCGTTGGAACTTCCAGCTGAGAAGCCTGCGCTGGAAGAGATTCGACGAGTTGTGACAATCTTCCGCGAGCTGCGGAATGGAGTGACGGAAGATGGGAAGACGAAACTGAAAAGCCCCAGCGCGACCCTTTCCACAGCTGAAGCGATCTCAGTGGTCTCCAACGGAATGGCGATGTCGGCATATTATGGTGACGGAGAACTGAAGGCGGGTGACATGATTTCGGGACTCACCGGAGCGATTGTCAAAGACCCGGTTCAAGATCAACTCGTTTGGCAAGAGTATCTGCAAACAGTCGTTAAAGAACGTGACGACTGGAAAGACCTGTACCGAGCCAGTCGTGACTTCTCGGGGTAA
- a CDS encoding RidA family protein yields MVVRPKLMLITGCLLAMFSLVGSPQGAAQQNAKQNAEKNSDRIRRIPSENNKDFPAAIRVHAETFGHTTQILPKNNSETTPSQCQSVLSRLAQILKDVDSDKTHVVQLNAYVTDVKAREVFEAAIRNWFGDTLPAVTWVATPLPVEQAQVGLDAVFISKQSSDQRLLSQKTGTPDENPNGTADSSLLPAGDVVYVSGQAEPGDLVEGTKETLLSLERTLQFLELDKQHVVQIKCFLTPMSDVAIVNQELAKFFGDSAVPPVSHVEWISGSREIEIELVAWAPAAESEKSVSYATPPGMRSSPVYSRLARIHGQDRIYVSGLFAQEVGSGAEQVLNIYQSLESTLKKAGSDLKHLAKATYYVSAADSSSQLNKLRPNYYDPERPPAASKSMMKKMAAEKMTIHIDMIAAPNR; encoded by the coding sequence ATGGTTGTTCGTCCGAAATTGATGCTCATTACTGGCTGCCTGCTGGCCATGTTTTCACTTGTTGGAAGCCCTCAAGGAGCCGCCCAACAGAACGCCAAACAAAACGCCGAAAAGAACAGCGATCGGATTCGGAGAATTCCCTCCGAGAACAACAAAGACTTTCCCGCAGCGATTCGCGTCCACGCCGAAACTTTCGGGCACACCACGCAGATCCTTCCCAAAAACAATTCAGAGACGACTCCCTCTCAATGCCAGTCTGTACTCAGCAGATTGGCCCAGATCCTGAAGGACGTCGATTCAGACAAAACCCACGTGGTTCAACTGAACGCGTATGTCACCGATGTCAAAGCTCGCGAAGTCTTTGAGGCTGCAATCCGAAACTGGTTCGGCGACACTCTCCCCGCCGTGACTTGGGTCGCAACTCCGCTTCCGGTAGAGCAGGCTCAGGTTGGACTCGACGCAGTTTTCATTTCGAAACAGAGCAGCGATCAGCGTTTACTTTCTCAAAAGACAGGCACTCCCGACGAAAACCCAAATGGTACTGCCGATAGCAGTTTACTCCCTGCAGGAGATGTCGTGTACGTTTCCGGTCAGGCAGAACCAGGCGATCTTGTAGAAGGCACAAAAGAGACACTCTTATCGTTGGAAAGGACTTTGCAATTCCTTGAGTTAGATAAGCAACACGTCGTCCAAATCAAATGCTTCCTCACACCGATGTCAGACGTCGCCATTGTGAATCAAGAGTTGGCAAAGTTTTTCGGTGATTCCGCAGTCCCACCGGTTTCACATGTCGAATGGATCTCCGGTTCGCGAGAGATCGAGATTGAACTTGTCGCCTGGGCACCTGCGGCTGAATCAGAAAAATCCGTGAGCTATGCAACACCCCCGGGAATGCGATCCTCACCTGTCTACAGTCGTTTAGCTCGAATTCACGGCCAAGACCGCATTTACGTTTCCGGCCTTTTTGCCCAAGAAGTTGGCTCAGGTGCAGAGCAGGTTCTCAATATCTATCAATCGCTTGAATCCACTTTAAAGAAGGCGGGTTCGGACCTCAAACATTTGGCGAAGGCGACGTACTACGTCTCGGCGGCGGATTCAAGTAGCCAGCTAAACAAACTTCGCCCAAACTACTACGACCCTGAACGCCCGCCAGCCGCCTCAAAAAGCATGATGAAAAAGATGGCAGCTGAAAAGATGACCATTCATATCGACATGATCGCAGCCCCCAACCGTTAG
- a CDS encoding sulfatase family protein gives MRLLLILCSLLFLVCSNRSQAQEKPNVLIIMADDCTYNDLPLYGGENALTPNIDRLAAQSLTFNRAYLSEAMCQPCRAELYSGQYPMRNGCAWNHSASRSETKSLPQYLTPLGYRVGIAGKVHVKPSQAFPFENVAGFDKNCVRNPTLDHDLGEVAKFMTRDSAEPFCLVVALVEPHVPWVMGDASQYPPKKIKLPPNIADTPRTRKDFGRYLAEVTYMDGQVGDLLSALERTGKADNTLVLFTSEQGAQFPGCKWTNWDTGLHTALVARWPGMVPAGKRTDAIVQYADIAPTLVELAGGKPAEAEFDGTSFVKVLKGTADEHRQFAYGVHNNIPEGPAYPIRTITDGTFRYIQNLTPGEMYIEKHLMGINGKGALNNPYWQSWVWDSSTSPRTYGLVKRYMMRPSEELYETAADPYEMNNLANSPEYANQKKRLFNELTRWLEQQGDPGIPQDTFEAIEAARRGEHLYGPSTNSTKK, from the coding sequence ATGCGTCTCCTGTTGATTCTTTGCAGCCTGCTTTTTCTGGTTTGTTCGAATCGCTCGCAAGCTCAGGAGAAGCCGAATGTCTTGATCATCATGGCTGATGACTGCACATACAACGACCTGCCGTTGTATGGCGGCGAAAATGCATTAACCCCGAACATCGACCGACTCGCTGCGCAGTCACTGACTTTCAATCGAGCGTACCTCAGTGAGGCGATGTGCCAGCCGTGCCGCGCCGAGCTTTATAGTGGTCAGTATCCAATGCGAAATGGCTGCGCCTGGAACCATTCCGCGAGTCGTTCCGAAACAAAGAGTCTGCCACAGTATCTGACGCCTTTGGGCTATCGTGTCGGGATCGCTGGGAAGGTTCATGTCAAACCATCGCAAGCGTTTCCGTTTGAGAATGTCGCCGGTTTCGACAAAAACTGTGTTCGCAATCCAACTCTGGATCACGATCTGGGAGAGGTTGCAAAGTTCATGACGCGAGACTCGGCAGAACCATTTTGTCTTGTGGTTGCACTCGTTGAACCGCACGTTCCGTGGGTCATGGGAGATGCTTCGCAGTATCCACCCAAGAAAATTAAACTTCCGCCCAACATTGCCGATACTCCTCGGACACGGAAAGATTTCGGGCGTTATCTGGCAGAGGTAACGTACATGGACGGACAAGTTGGGGACTTGCTGTCGGCTCTGGAGCGGACAGGCAAAGCAGACAACACTTTGGTTCTGTTCACTTCGGAACAAGGTGCACAGTTCCCCGGTTGTAAATGGACAAACTGGGATACAGGTTTGCATACTGCACTGGTGGCTCGCTGGCCGGGAATGGTTCCAGCTGGGAAACGAACTGATGCCATTGTTCAATACGCCGATATCGCTCCCACGTTGGTAGAACTCGCGGGCGGAAAGCCTGCGGAAGCCGAATTTGACGGAACCAGTTTTGTCAAAGTCTTGAAAGGGACGGCCGACGAGCATCGTCAGTTTGCGTACGGTGTTCATAACAATATCCCTGAAGGTCCAGCTTACCCCATTCGAACAATCACCGACGGGACGTTTCGATACATCCAGAATCTCACGCCGGGGGAAATGTATATCGAGAAACATTTAATGGGCATCAACGGGAAAGGAGCACTCAACAATCCTTATTGGCAATCGTGGGTTTGGGATTCGTCGACCTCTCCGCGAACTTACGGTTTGGTGAAACGTTACATGATGCGACCGTCTGAGGAACTCTATGAAACCGCTGCCGATCCCTATGAGATGAACAATCTGGCAAATTCACCGGAGTATGCGAATCAGAAGAAGCGCCTGTTCAATGAGCTCACTCGGTGGCTGGAACAACAGGGTGACCCCGGAATCCCGCAGGACACCTTTGAGGCGATCGAAGCTGCCCGGCGAGGTGAGCATCTTTATGGACCTTCAACGAATTCGACGAAGAAGTAA
- a CDS encoding family 16 glycoside hydrolase, with protein sequence MKQTILLATVLGSLTCSHLFAESPNTLSLSEKMSGWELLFDGKTAENFRNYKKDTLNSGWVVKDGALVRAAGGAGDIITKQQYSAFELMLDYKISKAGNSGLMFHVTETEATPWRTGPEIQIQDNVDGHDPQKSGWLYQLYQPPGDPATGETVDATRPAGEWNQLHIRITPNQSEINMNGVRYARFKKGDDDWNKRVAASKFAKFENFGKPNSGHIALQDHGNEVAFRNIKIRDLSKDNAVKNPVSGTLELEPVLAFPNLKWANWEPVDERGRPQSIRPVVVTYAGDESGRLFVMEQHGVIYTFKNDPKVTESHVFLDLRSKVNYSDRQNEEGFLGMAFHPNFKENGEVYVYYTTVPGQISVISKFTVSKENPNQVDPNSEVEIMRIEQPFWNHNGGTLAFGPDGYLYIGLGDGGSGNDPYDNAQNLSSLLGSILRIDVNAKQDGKNYSIPADNPFIRNKEARPEIYANGLRNTWRISFDRESGALWCADVGQNLWEEINIIRKGGNYGWNMKEGTHPFGSKAANPSEVIDPIWEYDHGVGKSITGGLVYRGSKLPELVGKYIYADYVSGQIWALDYDAEKGKVNSNLAIPSPKMPIVTFGEDAEGEIYFCIVTNNGKGIYTLKKK encoded by the coding sequence ATGAAGCAAACAATCCTCCTGGCTACCGTCTTGGGAAGCCTCACCTGTTCCCACCTTTTTGCTGAATCCCCAAACACACTTTCCCTCTCAGAGAAGATGTCTGGTTGGGAACTTCTCTTCGATGGAAAAACCGCCGAGAATTTCCGCAACTACAAAAAAGATACACTCAACAGTGGTTGGGTCGTAAAGGATGGTGCTTTAGTCCGCGCCGCTGGCGGGGCTGGTGACATCATCACGAAACAACAATATTCCGCATTCGAGTTGATGCTCGATTACAAAATCTCCAAAGCAGGGAACAGTGGCTTGATGTTCCACGTCACCGAGACGGAAGCGACTCCGTGGCGAACCGGTCCCGAAATTCAAATCCAAGACAATGTCGATGGACACGATCCCCAGAAATCGGGATGGCTGTATCAACTTTATCAACCTCCGGGAGACCCTGCGACAGGGGAAACCGTCGATGCGACTCGCCCTGCAGGAGAGTGGAATCAGCTACATATTCGAATCACTCCCAACCAATCCGAAATCAACATGAACGGTGTCCGTTATGCACGTTTCAAGAAGGGGGACGACGATTGGAACAAGCGAGTCGCAGCGAGTAAATTTGCGAAATTCGAAAACTTTGGGAAACCAAATTCAGGGCATATCGCACTGCAGGACCATGGCAATGAAGTCGCATTCCGGAACATCAAAATTCGCGACCTCTCAAAAGACAACGCTGTCAAAAATCCAGTCTCTGGAACACTTGAACTCGAACCTGTCCTCGCTTTTCCAAATCTGAAATGGGCCAACTGGGAGCCCGTTGATGAACGTGGTCGTCCACAGTCCATTCGCCCCGTCGTGGTCACATATGCCGGTGACGAATCCGGGCGTCTGTTCGTGATGGAACAGCACGGTGTGATTTACACATTCAAGAATGATCCGAAGGTCACAGAATCTCACGTCTTTCTGGACCTGCGAAGTAAAGTGAACTACTCCGATCGTCAGAACGAAGAAGGCTTCCTGGGGATGGCTTTCCATCCGAACTTCAAAGAGAACGGAGAAGTCTACGTTTACTACACCACCGTCCCGGGACAGATTTCGGTAATCTCGAAGTTCACAGTCTCCAAAGAGAATCCAAACCAAGTCGATCCGAACTCCGAAGTTGAAATCATGCGGATCGAACAGCCATTCTGGAACCACAACGGCGGCACGCTCGCTTTTGGGCCAGATGGGTACTTGTACATCGGACTCGGAGACGGCGGCAGTGGGAATGACCCATACGACAATGCTCAAAACCTTTCCAGTTTGCTTGGTTCGATTTTGCGAATCGACGTCAATGCCAAGCAGGACGGCAAAAACTATTCGATCCCAGCAGACAATCCTTTCATCAGGAATAAAGAGGCTCGTCCAGAAATTTACGCCAACGGTTTACGAAATACCTGGCGAATTTCATTCGACCGTGAAAGTGGAGCGCTGTGGTGTGCGGATGTTGGCCAAAACTTGTGGGAAGAGATCAATATCATTCGCAAAGGCGGGAACTATGGTTGGAACATGAAAGAAGGAACCCATCCATTTGGTTCGAAAGCCGCTAATCCGAGCGAAGTGATTGATCCGATTTGGGAATACGATCACGGTGTTGGAAAGTCAATCACAGGCGGGCTCGTATACCGTGGCTCAAAACTTCCCGAATTAGTTGGCAAGTATATTTATGCAGACTACGTTTCGGGTCAAATTTGGGCACTCGATTACGATGCCGAAAAAGGAAAAGTGAATTCCAATCTGGCGATCCCGAGCCCTAAGATGCCGATCGTCACCTTTGGTGAAGACGCAGAAGGCGAAATCTATTTCTGCATCGTCACAAACAACGGCAAAGGAATCTACACGCTGAAGAAAAAGTAG
- a CDS encoding sialidase family protein translates to MKHFVFATLVCSLIATSVQGEVFLVKKGEPQNAWAQSKEWKTKDGAIEGHGLNSLLLSERSLKLGPFQVDARLRLIGQEKSAATFQLGNSHFGFEGAAEEVFVNGPIFGDLKFIGNPDDYFESEDWFDFQVISDGKAIRFLLNGKEAVSVEDPGTGFDTIAFRPWRSTMQIADWKITGNLGEVEEKAPRGYTIPTLDLADQKDRQVIVDIEKGQYLGHPTTVLLEDGKTILCVYPKGHGRGPILYKRSLDGGLTWSDRLPTPENWATSKETPTLHPVVDAQGNKRLIMWSGLYPARLAVSEDDGKNWSPLKIAGDWGGIVVMGTVMELKTPGQYIAFFHDDGRFMQPEPKQTKPATFTLYKTFSNDGGLTWSFPEAIFARSDVHLCEPGGVRSPDGKQIAVLLRENRRLRNSYVIFSNDEGKTWTDPKELPASLTGDRHTAKYTPDGRLFISFRDRTLESPTPGDWVAWVGKYEDIAEGREGQYRVRLMDNKKGADCAYPGVEVLPDGTIVTTTYGHWTEGEQPYIVSVRLKLEELDQMAEK, encoded by the coding sequence ATGAAGCATTTTGTCTTCGCAACTCTCGTATGCTCGCTAATTGCAACGTCGGTACAGGGAGAAGTTTTCCTCGTTAAAAAGGGAGAACCCCAAAACGCCTGGGCACAATCCAAAGAATGGAAAACCAAAGATGGAGCGATCGAAGGACACGGCTTGAACTCGCTTCTTCTTTCTGAAAGAAGTCTTAAGCTGGGACCATTTCAGGTTGATGCTCGACTTCGACTCATCGGCCAGGAAAAATCGGCTGCGACATTTCAACTTGGAAACAGCCACTTCGGCTTTGAGGGTGCGGCTGAAGAGGTGTTCGTCAATGGTCCTATCTTTGGAGACCTGAAGTTCATTGGGAACCCCGATGATTATTTTGAGTCCGAAGACTGGTTCGACTTCCAGGTGATCAGTGACGGTAAAGCAATTCGCTTCCTGTTAAATGGAAAAGAAGCAGTCTCGGTCGAAGATCCCGGAACTGGATTTGATACGATTGCGTTCCGTCCGTGGCGCAGCACGATGCAAATTGCCGACTGGAAGATCACAGGCAATCTTGGAGAAGTCGAAGAGAAGGCGCCGCGTGGGTATACGATTCCGACCCTCGATCTGGCGGATCAAAAAGATCGCCAAGTGATCGTCGACATCGAGAAGGGCCAATATCTGGGACATCCTACGACGGTTTTATTGGAAGATGGAAAAACGATTCTGTGCGTCTATCCCAAAGGTCACGGACGTGGACCGATCCTCTACAAGCGCAGCCTCGATGGTGGACTAACTTGGAGCGACCGTCTTCCGACTCCGGAGAACTGGGCAACCAGCAAGGAAACACCAACGCTTCACCCTGTTGTCGATGCCCAAGGGAACAAAAGACTGATCATGTGGTCAGGATTGTATCCTGCCCGGTTAGCTGTCAGTGAAGACGACGGCAAAAATTGGTCTCCGCTCAAAATCGCAGGAGACTGGGGCGGAATCGTAGTGATGGGAACTGTCATGGAGCTAAAAACTCCCGGCCAGTACATCGCATTCTTTCATGACGATGGAAGATTCATGCAACCAGAACCGAAACAAACCAAGCCAGCGACTTTCACACTCTATAAAACGTTCTCCAATGATGGCGGGCTGACATGGTCATTTCCAGAAGCAATCTTTGCCCGCTCGGATGTTCATCTTTGCGAACCGGGTGGAGTCCGCTCCCCCGATGGAAAACAAATCGCAGTCTTGCTTCGAGAAAATCGACGACTTCGAAATTCCTATGTCATCTTCAGCAATGACGAAGGCAAAACATGGACCGATCCGAAAGAACTTCCCGCCTCTCTGACAGGAGACCGACACACCGCGAAGTATACTCCCGATGGTCGGTTATTCATTTCCTTCCGCGACCGAACCCTTGAAAGCCCGACTCCCGGTGACTGGGTTGCCTGGGTTGGGAAGTACGAGGACATCGCAGAAGGGCGAGAAGGACAATACCGCGTGCGCTTGATGGACAACAAAAAAGGTGCCGATTGCGCTTACCCCGGTGTCGAAGTCCTTCCCGATGGAACAATCGTCACCACGACCTATGGCCACTGGACTGAAGGTGAACAACCTTACATTGTCAGCGTCCGACTCAAACTGGAAGAACTTGATCAGATGGCAGAAAAGTAA
- a CDS encoding tagaturonate epimerase family protein: protein MMSEPQKCTTLGLAPSFGFGDRIGLATPGHVEAMKRSGNGIEPIFPQQSIREMTRTQRTAQEVMDDALNGAKAAGWEGRTGADADHLKTPEDVDVTAAVGFTFFTIDPSDDVDQKADDYDEGTLREKFANARETAPWYDSYLGKSVDLPSGAKIDLSEEACMRAAVKYGSAIQRALSLGDYIKSVHNAKGDDYEIELSVDETDQPTTLAEHYIIADQCLQGGMKLVSLAPRFIGELEKGVDYKGDVDALEASLNNHAAISELLGPYKLSLHSGSDKISMYAALARATKGRFHVKTAGTSYLEALRVVARHDEALFRRIVQFGRDHYDVDKATYHVSATNEAVPTGDGLDAKKLEQVYLECWADVPQGVGFTEPGRQILHCTFGSTLTDPELGPAVRSVLESHPDTYTEVLADHFSRHLEALASGM from the coding sequence ATGATGAGCGAACCGCAAAAATGTACGACTTTAGGACTGGCACCAAGTTTTGGCTTTGGTGATCGAATTGGACTGGCAACACCAGGACATGTTGAAGCGATGAAACGGTCCGGGAATGGCATCGAACCGATCTTTCCTCAGCAGTCGATTCGCGAAATGACGCGGACGCAGCGGACCGCTCAAGAAGTGATGGACGATGCTCTCAACGGAGCCAAGGCTGCCGGGTGGGAAGGTCGGACTGGAGCAGATGCTGATCACTTGAAAACGCCAGAAGATGTTGACGTCACCGCTGCCGTCGGATTTACATTCTTTACCATCGACCCTTCTGATGATGTCGATCAGAAGGCGGACGACTATGACGAAGGAACGTTGCGCGAGAAGTTTGCCAATGCTCGTGAAACGGCACCTTGGTACGACAGCTATCTTGGTAAGAGTGTCGACCTTCCGTCAGGCGCCAAAATTGACCTGAGCGAAGAAGCCTGCATGCGTGCGGCAGTCAAGTATGGCTCGGCGATCCAACGAGCGCTTTCGCTGGGAGACTACATTAAGTCAGTGCACAACGCGAAAGGAGACGATTACGAAATCGAACTTTCGGTCGACGAGACTGATCAGCCGACTACACTCGCCGAGCACTATATTATCGCTGATCAATGTCTTCAGGGTGGGATGAAGCTGGTGAGCCTGGCACCTCGCTTTATCGGTGAACTTGAGAAAGGCGTTGATTACAAAGGAGACGTCGACGCTTTGGAAGCATCGCTGAACAATCACGCGGCGATCTCTGAATTGCTCGGGCCTTACAAGCTGAGCCTGCATTCAGGTTCGGACAAAATTTCGATGTATGCAGCATTGGCACGAGCCACGAAAGGTCGTTTCCACGTCAAAACGGCTGGGACCAGCTATCTCGAAGCATTGAGAGTTGTTGCCCGACACGACGAAGCGTTGTTCCGTCGAATCGTCCAGTTTGGTCGCGACCACTATGATGTCGACAAGGCGACTTATCATGTCTCCGCAACCAATGAGGCTGTGCCGACTGGCGACGGTCTGGATGCCAAGAAACTGGAACAGGTCTATCTTGAGTGCTGGGCGGATGTGCCTCAAGGTGTCGGCTTCACTGAGCCCGGTCGGCAAATCTTACACTGCACGTTCGGTTCAACATTGACCGACCCTGAACTTGGCCCTGCTGTCCGTTCCGTTCTCGAATCTCACCCCGACACCTATACCGAAGTCTTGGCGGATCACTTCAGTCGACATCTTGAAGCACTCGCTTCCGGAATGTAA
- a CDS encoding WXG100 family type VII secretion target, with translation MAQAIANPEELRAFALKLKQFNNTISDQANLLAGQLDALSTTWRDQENTKFSEEFKEHLRLLGQFVEANNQHIPYLLRKAERLEEYLSQR, from the coding sequence ATGGCCCAGGCAATTGCAAACCCTGAAGAGTTACGTGCCTTCGCATTAAAGCTCAAGCAGTTTAACAATACCATCTCTGATCAAGCGAATCTGCTTGCGGGGCAGCTAGATGCTCTCAGCACCACCTGGAGGGATCAGGAGAATACGAAATTCTCCGAAGAGTTTAAGGAACACCTTCGCCTGTTAGGGCAATTTGTCGAGGCGAACAACCAACATATTCCGTACCTGCTTCGCAAAGCAGAACGGCTCGAAGAATATCTCAGCCAACGATAA